Proteins encoded in a region of the Panthera uncia isolate 11264 chromosome B2 unlocalized genomic scaffold, Puncia_PCG_1.0 HiC_scaffold_24, whole genome shotgun sequence genome:
- the IER3 gene encoding radiation-inducible immediate-early gene IEX-1 — MCHSRSSLPTMTVLRAPTPVSSTSPGPRRGSGPEIFTFDPPPEPAVAPAARPSASRGHRKRSRRVLYPRVVRRQLPVEDPNPAKRLLFLLLTVIFCQILMAEEGVPAPLAPEDTSSGASATPTPAPPVLESLNLTSEPSDYALDLSTFLQQHPAAF; from the exons ATGTGTCACTCTCgcagctccctccccaccatgaCCGTTCTGCGGGCCCCAACCCCTGTCTCCTCCACCAGCCCCGGACCCCGGCGGGGATCTGGTCCTGAGATCTTCACCTTCGACCCTCCTCCGGAGCCCGCGGTGGCCCCTGCCGCGCGCCCCAGCGCCTCCCGCGGGCATCGAAAGCGCAGCCGTAGGGTCCTGTACCCACGAGTG GTCCGGCGCCAGCTGCCAGTCGAGGATCCGAACCCTGCCAAAAGgctcctttttcttctgcttaccgTCATCTTCTGCCAGATCCTGATGGCTGAAGAGGGTGTGCCGGCACCCTTGGCTCCAGAGGACACCTCCAGCGGCGCATCCGCCACGCCCACCCCTGCGCCCCCGGTCCTCGAGTCCCTTAATCTGACCTCTGAGCCCTCGGACTACGCTCTGGACCTCAGCACATTTCTCCAGCAACACCCGGCCGCCTTCTAA